The nucleotide window TTAGTAGTTGGTATGCCAATTTTAATGTCGATTATAAAGTCGCGTTTTTTCCTATTTAATGCTGGATTTACAAGGAGATCGATCGCATCCTTAAGCATCTTCCTAATTTTATCCTTACTTATCCTTCCTTTCAGATATCCTTTAGGCACAGCAGTAATGGGTTTAGAGTATGCTATCAGGAGCTTGGAGCCTTTTAGTCAAAACGCAGACTGGTATTATAGACGGCTGCTCATGCTGGCGATCGCTAACTTTATTCACATGAGCGGCCCTTTCCTATATTATATTTTTTCGCTGCTTTGTACTTACGTTTTAATATTGTTATCATTAACATTTATAGAATCAAAGATTTTAAATTTAGACAATAGATATCCAAATTACCGGACACAATTTTTATATTGCCTATCGATAGTAACCAGCAGTTACGTGATGTTTAATTATCAATTTCCAGGTTATGTAGATCAGCTATTTTTTATCCTAATATTGCTTCCTGCTTGCATACCAATGAGTCGTCAAGGTAGATTAGGAACACTTGCTCTTGCCTTAGCAACGCATGAAGCTAGTGCCTTTGTCTTTATCCCAATTGTTATCTTCTGTTTTCCCAGACGAGAAGTATTAACTGCTTTATCTTTAGTACCAATTTACTGTTTTATTTGGTTTGCGGGTAGTGGATTTTCTCTGGATAGTCCAGTTAAGGCACACTTGATACTGGAGAATAAGACAGCTTTGCAGTATTTGGCGGAAAATCCACTGATGGGATTAGCTGGTTTCTTCTTTTCCTATAAATTACTTTGGGTTATTACCCTGTATATTCTCTGGATACTTTGGCGACAAGGGGAGACACTTTTGGTAGCTGCCATAGCAAGTATCATTGCATTTCCCATATCTACAATGTTTTTGATTGTAGATACCAGCAGAAACGTCGGTTATGGCTTCTTTGGAATGCTGATTGCATTGGCTATCCTGCTAGGAGAGGAAAAAAAAATTCCGGGATTTAAAATGTTGTTTTATATTGCTTTAGCTAATATTATTTTGCCGTCCTATTATGTAGGTTTAAATACAGGTTTTCAAAGTTATACAGGTCTTTATCACCTTATCCCTCTTTTTCCATCTACTTATGTTCCATAGCGCTAGAGACACGGCACCGCCGTGTCTCTACTGAATCCTTACTTAACACATTCCATAAACAAAGATTCTGGGCGTTCTTCTTTTTCAGCAATACCTGAAATTTTACTTTCTCGATACTCACGTCTAACAACGTCCCGAAAACCTGCTTCTTGGAGAATCTTTCGCAATGAATTTTCGTTATAGTGCCAGTGATGGCGATTTTTCTCTAGTGTCTGTGTCGCCTCTAAAAACTCCGTTAAAAAGACTTCTGGACTGCTAGAATCGTAACTCTTAATTAATTGATCAAGGTCGGGAACTGCGATCCGAAATATTCCACCCGGCTTGAGAACGCGATAGACTTCCGAAATGCAATTTAGCGCTCCCTCAAGATACAAATGCTCAAGTACGTGCGAGGTATAGGCAGCGTCCACGCTGTTATCATCCCAAGGAAATTTTTTGGTTAAATCGAGATAAGTTAACTGTCGAAAAATGCCTTTTTTATGCTCGTCGTAACGCTCTTTATCTAGCTTTCTTAAGCTAAACATTACATCTGCTAAAAAAGGTACTTTTGTGACAAAAATGTGAGGGGTAATATCGGTATTGATCCAGCCTGGAAAGATGCGATCAAAAGACCCTAGATTCAATTTCATTGTTGTACTCATGGTTCAATTCTGCATAAGGGGTATATAGTAAGTTTAGTGTTTTTTAGATAGCTTAATGAAAAGCTTTATCAAAGATTTATAAAATGTTTTTTTAATCTTGGAAGAAATTACAATGTATCAGTTTAGTTATAAAATAAATATAACAAAAAAATATACGATCGCTCTCTTACAGCGCTAGTATTAATTTCAACGAGATAAACGAGTAATGGGAACAAGCATAGCAATTCTGATAACTTGCTATAACCGCAAGCCTAAAACTTTGGCAAGTCTAGAGGCACTTTTTAACCAGGTATTGCCAGCTGACGTTGAGCTTTGCGTTTATTTGGTAGATGATGGCAGCACCGACGGCACGGCGGAAGCTGTAAGCCATATTTATCCTCAAGTAAAAATAATTCAGGGAGATGGCAATTTATTCTGGAACGGGGGAATGCGGATGGCATGTTCTGAAGCAATAAAGCACAACCATAATTATCATCTTTGGCTTAATGATGACACCCTGATTTATCCCGATGCTTTGAGTAAAATGCTAGCAACATCGCAGCGTTTAGCTGAGCAAGGTTATGCGCCAATAATTGTCACAGGAGCGACTCGCGATCCAGAGACAAATACAGTTTCTTATGGAGGCGTAGAGCGCAATACATGGTGGCATCCCTTCAAGTTTCGCTGGCTAGAACCAGGTGAAGAACCTACGCGCTGCGATACCATGCACGGGAATTGTGTCCTAATTCCTAGAGAAATTTATCAAACAATAGGAAACTTAGATCCTGACTTTAGACATTATGCCGGAGACTTTGATTATGGGTTAAGAGCAAAACAGAAAGGATATACAGTTTGGTTAGCTCCAGGCTACATTGGAACGTGTTCAGGAAACCCTTTGTATGCTAATTGGATGGACTCGAATTTGCCTATTCGCGAACGATGGCAGAAAGCAGAACAGCCGAAGAATTTTACCTTCAAAGAACGGCAGTTATTTGCTCAGCGTCATGCGGGTATTTTATGGCCTATTTTTTGGTTGCTACCGTATAGAAAATTACTTTTTTCTAGCTTCGGAAAGCGGCGACGGGAAAGAGCATGAAAGTAGCTGCACCCTCGGATGGTGTGACTATAAAGGCCGTCTACGCGGTCTTTATAGCCTGCTAAGCTACGGCTTAGTTTATTTGCCGTTGACTTTAGTCGTAAGGCATTTTTACAAAAATGAGACACATTGGTATAAAAGTTGAGAATAAAGAATTAAATATGGATAAACTCCGCATCGCCGTAGTGGTTCCCTCCGTCGAATTTGGCTCTTATTGGCGGCCAGTTTTGTACGAACTTACGAAAATATGTAAGAATACAGTTTTTTATACTGGTTGCCTTTGGCCTAAATTTGATCCTGAAGCTCCGGGAGCTTCCGCGGTTAAACTTGTAGGAAAATTTAAGTTTGTAGAAGCAACTCAAGTATCAAGTGGCTATGGTCGCGGCTTCATGGTGGCTTCACCGAAGATTGTAAATGAGTTACTTAAATTTAAGCCTCATGTAGTTTTTGCCAGTGCTTTCTCTATTTGGACTGTATTGGCTTTACTTTTCAAACCTTTGGGAGGTTGGAAAGTAGTAGTTATTTACGATGGCAGTTCACCCAATACTAACTTTCAAGATTCTAAATTTCGTTCCTTCGCTCGTCGGTTAATGGTTCGGTTTACAGATGCCTTTATTGCTAACAGCCATGACGGTAAAAAGTATCTTCAGAAAGCGATTGGAGCCGATGAAAATGGAATTTTTACTAAAACTTATTTGGTGCCAGATACGCAAGCTTTGCGGGAACGGCTTGAAGCTGCCAAACAAAGTGAATTACAGTTAAAACGTCCGGTTTTCCTATTTGTCGGACAAGTGATTTCTAGGAAAGGGATAAAATCCCTGTTAGAGGCGTGTTCACTTCTGCAAAGTCAGGGATACTCTAATTACTCGCTGCTCATTATTGGGGATGGAGCGCAACGAGAGGAACTGGAAGTTTTTGTTAAAAATAGGAGTTTGGCAGAGCGCGTAACCTGGACGGGATGGGTTGAATACGGACAGCTTGGTGCATACTTTCAGTATGCAGATGTTTTCGTATTTCCTACCTATGAAGATGTCTGGGGTATGGTGGTACTTGAGGCAATGGTGTTTGGCAAACCTGTTTT belongs to Funiculus sociatus GB2-C1 and includes:
- a CDS encoding class I SAM-dependent methyltransferase translates to MKLNLGSFDRIFPGWINTDITPHIFVTKVPFLADVMFSLRKLDKERYDEHKKGIFRQLTYLDLTKKFPWDDNSVDAAYTSHVLEHLYLEGALNCISEVYRVLKPGGIFRIAVPDLDQLIKSYDSSSPEVFLTEFLEATQTLEKNRHHWHYNENSLRKILQEAGFRDVVRREYRESKISGIAEKEERPESLFMECVK
- a CDS encoding glycosyltransferase family 2 protein; the protein is MGTSIAILITCYNRKPKTLASLEALFNQVLPADVELCVYLVDDGSTDGTAEAVSHIYPQVKIIQGDGNLFWNGGMRMACSEAIKHNHNYHLWLNDDTLIYPDALSKMLATSQRLAEQGYAPIIVTGATRDPETNTVSYGGVERNTWWHPFKFRWLEPGEEPTRCDTMHGNCVLIPREIYQTIGNLDPDFRHYAGDFDYGLRAKQKGYTVWLAPGYIGTCSGNPLYANWMDSNLPIRERWQKAEQPKNFTFKERQLFAQRHAGILWPIFWLLPYRKLLFSSFGKRRRERA
- a CDS encoding glycosyltransferase family 4 protein, with amino-acid sequence MDKLRIAVVVPSVEFGSYWRPVLYELTKICKNTVFYTGCLWPKFDPEAPGASAVKLVGKFKFVEATQVSSGYGRGFMVASPKIVNELLKFKPHVVFASAFSIWTVLALLFKPLGGWKVVVIYDGSSPNTNFQDSKFRSFARRLMVRFTDAFIANSHDGKKYLQKAIGADENGIFTKTYLVPDTQALRERLEAAKQSELQLKRPVFLFVGQVISRKGIKSLLEACSLLQSQGYSNYSLLIIGDGAQREELEVFVKNRSLAERVTWTGWVEYGQLGAYFQYADVFVFPTYEDVWGMVVLEAMVFGKPVLCSKGAGAYEMIVEGENGYLFDPLKPEEIAEGMRRFIDNPDLIASMGKKSQQLIAQYTPEAAAKEMAQVAINVIEKK